A genome region from Streptomyces sp. S4.7 includes the following:
- a CDS encoding sugar ABC transporter ATP-binding protein — MHHAQAPAAGAPAPAVHAEGIVKRFGPTVALDGVRLTVAPGESHALVGRNGAGKSTLVHVLTGLHEADAGKVSFGGEPAPAFGDISAWQSKVACVYQKSMVVPDLTVAENLFLNNYGLTNSRSGAGGRFISWRRLRTRAEELLAEYGVSVDPDTRAKDLAVEQRQFVEIARALSFGARLIILDEPTAQLDARGIDSLFDKLRDLQSQGVAFLFISHHLQEVYELCTAVTVYRDARHVLTAPVADLAKADLVTAMTGDAASSTAAWHAAHAVAPDRTVEPVLTTEGLCLEGEFEPLDLEVRPGEVLGLAGAAASGNTALGETLVGMRKATAGRIAVRDRTVRPGSVPHSLDAGIGYIPEDRHLQGLVLNRSVAENATLTVADQLGPWGTVLPSRTREFARSMIDSLDIKTTGPEQPVSGLSGGNQQKVVVARALARAPSVLVALRPTAGVDVKSKDSLLGVVRRVADEGNAAVIISDELDDLRVCDRVLALFHGRVVATFGSGWTDRELVAAMEGVGES, encoded by the coding sequence ATGCATCACGCCCAGGCACCCGCGGCCGGAGCGCCGGCGCCCGCCGTCCACGCGGAAGGCATCGTCAAGCGCTTCGGTCCCACCGTGGCGCTCGACGGTGTCCGGCTGACCGTCGCGCCCGGCGAGTCGCACGCACTCGTCGGGCGCAACGGCGCCGGCAAGTCCACCCTCGTACATGTCCTCACCGGACTCCACGAGGCCGACGCGGGCAAGGTGAGCTTCGGTGGCGAGCCGGCGCCCGCCTTCGGCGACATCTCGGCCTGGCAGTCCAAGGTCGCCTGCGTCTACCAGAAGTCGATGGTCGTGCCCGACCTGACCGTCGCCGAGAATCTCTTCCTCAACAACTACGGCCTCACCAATAGCCGTTCCGGGGCCGGCGGCCGGTTCATCAGCTGGCGCCGGCTACGCACGCGGGCCGAGGAACTGCTCGCCGAGTACGGCGTCAGCGTCGACCCGGACACCAGGGCCAAGGATCTGGCCGTCGAACAGCGGCAGTTCGTGGAGATCGCGCGCGCCCTGTCGTTCGGCGCCCGCCTCATCATCCTGGACGAGCCCACGGCCCAGCTCGACGCCCGTGGCATCGACAGCCTCTTCGACAAGCTCCGGGACCTCCAGAGCCAGGGGGTGGCGTTCCTCTTCATCTCCCACCACCTCCAGGAGGTGTACGAGCTGTGCACCGCCGTCACCGTCTACCGCGACGCCCGCCACGTCCTGACCGCACCGGTCGCCGACCTGGCCAAGGCGGACCTGGTGACGGCCATGACCGGGGACGCGGCGAGTTCGACGGCGGCCTGGCACGCCGCGCACGCGGTGGCCCCGGACCGCACGGTGGAGCCCGTACTGACCACCGAAGGGCTCTGTCTGGAGGGCGAGTTCGAACCGCTCGACCTCGAAGTGCGCCCCGGTGAGGTCCTCGGTCTGGCCGGGGCCGCGGCCAGCGGCAACACCGCGCTCGGCGAGACCCTGGTCGGCATGCGCAAGGCGACGGCGGGCCGGATCGCGGTCCGCGACCGTACGGTGCGGCCGGGCAGCGTCCCGCACTCCCTGGACGCCGGGATCGGCTACATCCCCGAGGACCGGCACCTCCAGGGGCTCGTACTGAACCGCAGCGTCGCCGAGAACGCCACACTCACGGTCGCCGACCAGCTCGGCCCGTGGGGGACCGTACTGCCCTCCCGTACCAGGGAGTTCGCCCGGTCCATGATCGACTCGCTGGACATCAAGACGACAGGGCCCGAGCAGCCGGTCTCGGGCCTCTCGGGCGGCAACCAGCAGAAGGTGGTCGTCGCCAGGGCCCTGGCCCGCGCGCCCAGCGTGCTGGTGGCGCTGCGCCCCACGGCGGGCGTCGACGTCAAGTCGAAGGACTCGCTGCTCGGCGTCGTGCGCCGGGTGGCCGATGAGGGAAACGCGGCCGTGATCATCTCGGACGAGCTGGATGATCTACGGGTCTGCGACCGCGTACTGGCCCTGTTCCACGGGCGAGTGGTGGCAACGTTCGGGAGCGGGTGGACCGACCGGGAACTGGTCGCCGCCATGGAAGGTGTGGGGGAGAGCTGA
- a CDS encoding sugar ABC transporter substrate-binding protein, translated as MLRHPVGRSPRTALRTSAAACAALLAVTALAGCNRDSEGGDAEGGGKVGIDLPRSDSDFWNSYQQYIESGVKDEGIDALSLTNSQNDIGKLVSNVQAFTDQGAEAVVMAPQDTGAIAETLANLNEKKIPVVSVDTRPDKGDVYMVVRADNRAYGQKACEYLGEQLGGKGKVAEFQGDLSSINGRDRSEAFKKCMDEKFPDIKVFELATEWKGEVASAKLQSTLAAHPDLGGIYMQAGGVFLQPTLALLEQKKLLKPPGEKGHITIISNDGIPEELDAIRAGKIDATISQPADLYAKYALYYAKEALAGKTPKEGPTDHGSNIIKIPGGFEDQLPAPLVTKENVDDKALWANQLEKKS; from the coding sequence ATGCTGCGACACCCTGTGGGGCGATCCCCACGCACCGCACTGCGTACGAGCGCCGCGGCCTGCGCCGCGCTGCTCGCGGTCACGGCCCTGGCGGGCTGCAACCGTGACTCGGAGGGCGGGGACGCCGAAGGCGGCGGCAAGGTCGGCATCGACCTGCCGCGCAGTGACAGCGACTTCTGGAACTCCTACCAGCAGTACATCGAGTCCGGCGTCAAGGACGAGGGGATCGACGCCCTGTCGCTGACCAACTCGCAGAACGACATCGGCAAGCTCGTCTCCAACGTCCAGGCCTTCACCGACCAGGGCGCCGAGGCCGTGGTCATGGCCCCGCAGGACACCGGCGCGATAGCGGAGACGCTGGCGAACCTGAACGAGAAGAAGATCCCCGTGGTCAGCGTGGACACCCGCCCCGACAAGGGCGACGTCTACATGGTCGTGCGGGCCGACAACCGCGCGTACGGCCAGAAGGCGTGCGAGTACCTCGGTGAACAGCTCGGCGGCAAGGGCAAGGTCGCCGAGTTCCAGGGCGACCTCTCCTCCATCAACGGCCGCGACCGCTCCGAGGCGTTCAAGAAGTGCATGGACGAGAAGTTCCCGGACATCAAGGTGTTCGAGCTGGCCACCGAGTGGAAGGGCGAAGTGGCCTCCGCCAAGCTCCAGTCCACCCTCGCCGCACACCCGGACCTGGGCGGCATCTACATGCAGGCCGGCGGCGTCTTCCTGCAGCCCACGCTCGCGCTGCTGGAGCAGAAGAAGCTCCTCAAGCCGCCGGGGGAGAAGGGCCACATCACGATCATCTCCAACGACGGCATCCCGGAGGAGCTGGACGCGATCCGGGCGGGCAAGATCGACGCCACGATCTCCCAGCCGGCCGACCTGTACGCCAAGTACGCCCTGTACTACGCGAAGGAGGCGCTGGCCGGGAAGACCCCGAAGGAGGGTCCGACCGACCACGGCTCCAACATCATCAAGATCCCGGGCGGGTTCGAGGACCAGCTCCCCGCGCCCTTGGTGACCAAGGAGAACGTGGACGACAAGGCGCTGTGGGCCAACCAGCTGGAAAAGAAGAGCTAA
- a CDS encoding SDR family oxidoreductase, giving the protein MTAAHGTGDFTGLGALVTGGASGIGAAVATLLLERGARVAVLDRDTASAPAGTLALKADVTDDDAVRAAVDAAAAEFGALHTVVSNAGIGAIGTVTENDDAEWLRVIDINVLGMVRTARHALPHLRRAAADRPGHVSITQTCSIAATAGLPQRALYSASKGAVYSLTLAMAADHVREGIRVNCVNPGTADTPWVGRLLDRAPDPAAERAALEARQPTGRLVGADEVAAAVVYLASPAAAAVTGTALAVDGGMQGLRLRPATSSGAVG; this is encoded by the coding sequence ATGACGGCAGCACACGGCACAGGCGACTTCACGGGCCTGGGCGCCCTCGTCACCGGTGGTGCCTCCGGCATCGGCGCGGCCGTCGCGACCCTGCTGCTGGAGCGCGGCGCGCGCGTGGCCGTACTCGACCGCGACACCGCCTCCGCCCCCGCCGGCACCCTGGCGCTCAAGGCCGACGTCACGGACGACGACGCCGTCCGCGCGGCGGTCGACGCGGCCGCCGCCGAGTTCGGGGCCCTGCACACCGTCGTGTCCAACGCCGGGATCGGCGCCATCGGTACCGTCACCGAAAACGACGACGCCGAATGGCTGCGGGTCATCGACATCAACGTCCTCGGCATGGTCCGCACCGCACGTCACGCGCTGCCCCACCTGCGGCGCGCCGCCGCCGACCGGCCCGGCCACGTCTCGATCACCCAGACCTGCTCCATCGCCGCCACGGCGGGGCTCCCGCAACGCGCCCTGTACAGCGCGAGCAAGGGCGCCGTGTACTCGCTGACCCTCGCGATGGCCGCCGACCACGTCCGTGAGGGCATCCGCGTCAACTGCGTCAACCCCGGTACCGCGGACACCCCGTGGGTCGGACGCCTGCTCGACCGGGCACCCGATCCCGCGGCCGAACGTGCCGCCCTCGAAGCACGCCAGCCCACGGGACGGCTGGTCGGTGCGGACGAGGTCGCCGCCGCGGTCGTCTATCTCGCAAGCCCCGCCGCGGCTGCCGTAACGGGCACGGCACTCGCGGTCGACGGCGGAATGCAGGGACTTCGCCTGCGCCCCGCCACCTCCTCAGGGGCTGTCGGATGA
- a CDS encoding enolase C-terminal domain-like protein: MSQTVTEFGVHDIRFPTSEQLDGSDAMNPDPDYSAAYVVLRTDDGAEGHGFCFTIGRGNDVLAAAIEALRPYVIGRHAPRTAADLAALHIELTHDSQLRWLGPEKGVMHMAAGAVINAAWDLAARTAGLPVWEFLASMTPEELVSLVDFRYLTDALTPAEALDILRAAEPGRAERAARLRAEGYPAYTTSPGWLGYSDTKLVTLAEQAVADGFEQIKLKVGGDIDDDVRRMKLARAAVGPDIRIAVDANQRWDVPDAIRWMTALAPHEPHWIEEPTSPDDILGHAAVRAGQPVKVATGEHGANRVLFKQLLQADAVDFVQIDAARVAGVNENLAILLLAAKYGKPVCPHAGGVGLCELVQHLAMFDYVAVSGTWDDRVIEYVDHLHEHFTDPVVIDSGRYVAPVAPGFSARMRPESIAAHRYPEGPVWQARRTTEEVNS, encoded by the coding sequence GTGAGTCAGACCGTCACAGAGTTCGGGGTACACGACATCCGCTTCCCGACCTCGGAACAGCTCGACGGCTCGGACGCCATGAACCCGGACCCCGACTACTCCGCCGCGTACGTGGTGCTGCGCACCGACGACGGCGCCGAGGGCCACGGGTTCTGCTTCACCATCGGCCGGGGCAACGACGTACTCGCCGCGGCCATCGAGGCCCTGCGCCCGTACGTGATCGGCCGCCACGCGCCACGTACCGCCGCCGATCTCGCCGCGCTCCACATCGAGCTCACCCACGACTCGCAGCTGCGCTGGCTCGGTCCGGAGAAGGGCGTCATGCACATGGCCGCGGGCGCGGTCATCAACGCGGCCTGGGACCTCGCGGCCAGGACCGCGGGCCTGCCCGTCTGGGAGTTCCTGGCCTCCATGACACCCGAGGAACTCGTCTCACTCGTCGACTTCCGCTACCTCACCGACGCCCTCACCCCGGCCGAGGCGCTGGACATCCTGCGCGCCGCCGAACCCGGCCGCGCCGAACGCGCCGCCCGGCTGCGCGCCGAGGGCTACCCCGCGTACACCACGTCACCGGGCTGGCTCGGCTACTCCGACACCAAACTCGTCACCCTCGCCGAACAGGCCGTCGCCGACGGCTTCGAGCAGATCAAGCTCAAGGTGGGCGGCGACATCGACGACGACGTACGGCGGATGAAGCTCGCCCGCGCGGCGGTCGGCCCCGACATCCGTATCGCCGTCGACGCCAACCAGCGATGGGACGTCCCCGACGCGATCCGCTGGATGACCGCACTGGCCCCCCACGAGCCGCACTGGATCGAGGAGCCCACCAGCCCCGACGACATCCTCGGCCACGCCGCCGTCCGGGCCGGACAGCCCGTCAAGGTCGCCACCGGCGAACACGGCGCCAACCGCGTCCTGTTCAAGCAGCTGCTCCAGGCCGACGCCGTCGACTTCGTCCAGATCGACGCGGCACGCGTCGCCGGCGTCAACGAGAACCTGGCGATCCTGCTCCTCGCCGCCAAGTACGGCAAACCGGTCTGCCCGCACGCCGGCGGGGTCGGCCTGTGCGAACTGGTCCAGCATCTGGCGATGTTCGACTACGTTGCCGTCTCGGGCACGTGGGACGACCGGGTCATCGAGTACGTCGACCACCTCCACGAGCACTTCACCGACCCGGTGGTGATCGACTCCGGCCGCTACGTCGCACCCGTCGCACCCGGCTTCTCCGCGCGGATGCGTCCCGAGTCCATCGCCGCGCACCGCTACCCCGAAGGGCCCGTCTGGCAGGCCCGCCGCACCACCGAGGAGGTCAACTCATGA
- a CDS encoding PAC2 family protein, with protein MIELEGVPELIDPVMVAAFEGWNDAGDAASTAVGHLDREWKGEVFAALDAEDYYDFQVNRPTVWLDGGVRKIVWPTTRLSVVRVGGEKPRDLVLVRGIEPSMRWRSFCNEILGFAHELGVEMVVILGALLGDTPHTRPVPVSGVTSDADLARTMDLEETRYEGPTGIVGILQEACTHAGVPAVSLWAAVPHYVSQPPNPKATLALLNRLEDLIGLRIPLGELAEDARAWQLGVDQLAAEDSEVAEYVQSLEEARDTAELPEASGEAIAREFERYLRRRDGGPGQAPGGHATESGEGSGTYLRDTSGPGRGRPPRAPRPGPGPESGAEPDTGPGAGPDGKPGPDAGPGDDEDSSDD; from the coding sequence GTGATCGAGCTCGAGGGGGTACCCGAGCTGATCGACCCGGTCATGGTGGCCGCGTTCGAGGGCTGGAACGACGCAGGCGACGCCGCTTCCACGGCGGTCGGGCATCTGGACCGGGAGTGGAAGGGCGAGGTGTTCGCGGCGCTCGACGCCGAGGACTACTACGACTTCCAGGTCAACCGGCCCACGGTCTGGCTGGACGGCGGCGTGCGGAAGATCGTCTGGCCCACGACCCGGCTGTCCGTGGTCCGGGTCGGCGGGGAGAAACCCCGTGACCTGGTACTGGTCCGCGGCATCGAACCGTCCATGCGCTGGCGCTCCTTCTGCAACGAGATCCTGGGCTTCGCCCACGAGCTGGGCGTGGAGATGGTGGTGATCCTGGGCGCGCTGCTCGGCGACACCCCGCACACCCGTCCGGTGCCGGTCAGCGGCGTGACCTCGGACGCGGACCTGGCCAGGACGATGGACCTGGAGGAGACCCGGTACGAGGGCCCGACCGGCATCGTCGGCATCCTCCAGGAGGCGTGCACGCACGCGGGGGTGCCCGCGGTGAGCCTGTGGGCCGCCGTACCGCACTACGTCTCGCAGCCGCCCAACCCGAAGGCCACGCTGGCCCTGCTGAACCGGCTCGAGGACCTGATCGGGCTGCGGATCCCGCTGGGCGAACTGGCGGAGGACGCGCGGGCCTGGCAGCTCGGGGTGGACCAACTGGCCGCCGAGGACAGCGAGGTGGCGGAGTACGTGCAGTCGCTGGAGGAGGCCCGGGACACCGCGGAGCTGCCGGAGGCGTCGGGCGAGGCCATCGCGCGGGAGTTCGAGCGGTATCTGCGCCGGCGCGACGGCGGTCCCGGCCAGGCGCCGGGCGGGCACGCCACGGAGAGCGGCGAGGGCTCGGGGACGTATCTGCGCGATACGTCGGGCCCGGGACGCGGCAGACCGCCGCGGGCACCGCGGCCGGGACCGGGGCCGGAGTCGGGCGCCGAGCCCGACACGGGGCCGGGTGCCGGGCCGGACGGGAAGCCGGGGCCGGACGCCGGCCCGGGGGACGACGAGGATTCCTCGGACGACTGA
- the mshC gene encoding cysteine--1-D-myo-inosityl 2-amino-2-deoxy-alpha-D-glucopyranoside ligase, whose amino-acid sequence MHAWPASDVPALPGKGRDLRIHDTATGGPVTVAPGPVARIYVCGITPYDATHLGHAATYNAFDLVQRVWLDTKRQIEYVQNVTDIDDPLLERAARDGEDWTGLAERETALFREDMTALRMLPPRHYIGAVEAIPGIVPLVERLCDSGVAYVLDGDVYFSVEADPHFGEVSGLDAETMRLLSAERGGDPERPGKKNPLDPMLWMAAREGEPSWDGGSLGRGRPGWHIECVAIALDHLGMGFDVQGGGSDLAFPHHEMGASHAQALTGEYPFAKAYVHAGMVGLDGAKMSKSKGNLVFVSTLRREGVDPAAIRLALLAHHYRADWEWTDQVLETAVARLERWRAAVSRPDGPSAASLVEEVREALSDDLDAPAALAAVDRWAALQEATGGTDEGAPGVVSRTVDALLGIAL is encoded by the coding sequence ATGCATGCCTGGCCCGCTTCCGATGTCCCCGCCCTGCCCGGCAAGGGCCGCGACCTCCGGATTCACGACACAGCGACCGGTGGTCCCGTCACCGTCGCCCCCGGCCCCGTCGCCCGTATCTATGTCTGCGGCATCACGCCGTACGACGCGACGCACCTCGGCCACGCGGCGACCTACAACGCGTTCGACCTCGTGCAGCGCGTTTGGCTCGACACCAAGCGGCAGATCGAGTACGTCCAGAACGTCACCGACATCGACGACCCGCTCCTGGAGCGGGCGGCGCGTGACGGAGAGGACTGGACCGGGCTCGCCGAGCGCGAGACCGCCCTCTTCCGTGAGGACATGACGGCGCTGCGGATGCTGCCGCCCCGGCACTACATCGGCGCTGTCGAGGCGATACCGGGCATCGTGCCGCTCGTGGAGCGGCTGTGCGACAGCGGCGTGGCGTACGTCCTGGACGGCGACGTCTACTTCTCCGTCGAGGCCGACCCGCACTTCGGCGAGGTGTCCGGTCTCGACGCCGAGACGATGCGGCTGCTCTCCGCCGAGCGCGGCGGCGACCCCGAGCGCCCCGGCAAGAAGAACCCCCTCGACCCGATGCTCTGGATGGCCGCCCGTGAGGGTGAGCCGAGCTGGGACGGCGGGAGCCTCGGCCGCGGCCGGCCCGGCTGGCACATCGAGTGCGTGGCCATCGCCCTCGACCATCTCGGCATGGGCTTCGACGTCCAGGGCGGCGGCAGCGATCTGGCTTTCCCGCACCACGAGATGGGCGCCTCGCACGCACAGGCGCTGACCGGCGAGTACCCGTTCGCGAAGGCGTACGTGCACGCCGGGATGGTCGGGCTCGACGGCGCGAAGATGTCCAAGTCCAAGGGCAATCTGGTTTTCGTCTCGACCCTGCGCCGCGAAGGCGTGGACCCGGCCGCCATCAGGCTCGCGCTGCTCGCGCACCACTACCGCGCGGACTGGGAGTGGACGGACCAGGTGCTCGAAACCGCCGTGGCGCGGCTGGAGCGCTGGCGGGCCGCCGTGTCCCGGCCCGACGGCCCGTCGGCCGCGAGCCTGGTGGAAGAGGTGCGTGAGGCGCTGTCGGACGATCTGGACGCCCCGGCGGCGCTGGCCGCGGTCGACCGGTGGGCCGCGCTCCAGGAAGCCACGGGCGGTACGGACGAGGGGGCGCCCGGAGTGGTGTCCCGCACGGTCGACGCGCTGCTGGGAATCGCGCTGTAG
- a CDS encoding SCO1664 family protein, which yields MPAPERIPPRRMSVTAVDLITKGELAVRGRIREASNAVLYCAVSYEGEEALCVYKPVAGEQPLWDFPDGTLARREVAAYEISEVTGWGLVPPTVLRDGPYGEGMCQLWIEADESDAPPQLLALVEEKEPAEGWKAIGFAEVGEGRTALLVHADDPRLRRLAVLDAVINNGDRKGGHLLPAAGGRLYAIDHGVTFNVDDKLRTLLWGWAGEPLPAEAVTVLDRLAAELAEGTPLTTRLAELITPAETEAVRSRVQEMRRTGLHPKPSGQWPAIPWPPV from the coding sequence ATGCCCGCGCCAGAACGGATACCGCCGCGACGCATGAGCGTGACAGCGGTCGATCTGATCACCAAGGGCGAACTGGCCGTGCGCGGCCGGATCCGTGAGGCCTCCAACGCGGTTCTGTACTGCGCGGTGTCGTACGAGGGCGAGGAGGCGCTGTGCGTCTACAAGCCCGTCGCGGGGGAGCAGCCGCTCTGGGACTTCCCCGACGGGACGCTCGCCCGGCGCGAGGTGGCCGCGTACGAGATCTCCGAGGTGACCGGCTGGGGTCTCGTCCCGCCCACGGTCCTGCGTGACGGTCCGTACGGCGAGGGCATGTGCCAGCTGTGGATCGAGGCCGACGAGAGCGACGCCCCTCCCCAACTCCTCGCCCTGGTCGAGGAAAAGGAGCCGGCCGAGGGCTGGAAGGCGATCGGCTTCGCCGAGGTCGGCGAGGGCCGTACGGCGCTGCTGGTGCACGCGGACGACCCGCGGCTGCGGCGGCTCGCCGTCCTCGACGCCGTGATCAACAACGGCGACCGCAAGGGCGGCCATCTGCTTCCCGCGGCAGGCGGCCGGCTGTACGCGATCGACCACGGCGTCACCTTCAACGTGGACGACAAACTGCGCACCCTGCTCTGGGGCTGGGCGGGGGAGCCGCTGCCCGCCGAGGCCGTGACCGTGCTGGACCGGCTGGCCGCCGAACTGGCCGAAGGCACCCCGCTCACCACCCGGTTGGCCGAATTGATCACACCGGCCGAGACGGAGGCCGTCCGGTCCCGGGTCCAGGAGATGCGCCGTACGGGACTTCATCCGAAGCCGTCCGGACAGTGGCCCGCGATCCCCTGGCCGCCGGTCTGA
- a CDS encoding DUF3090 domain-containing protein: MSRQVFLYDPPDRFVAGTVGLPGRRTFFLQASASGRVTSVALEKTQVAALAERIDELLDEVVRRTGGNAPVPAVAPTDVADAAPLDAPVEEEFRVGTMALAWDGDEQRMIVEAQALVELDADTDEDLADAEERLLQDEENGPPMLRVRLSGAQARAFAKRALDVVNAGRLPCPLCSLPLDPEGHVCPRQNGYRRDA; the protein is encoded by the coding sequence GTGTCCCGTCAGGTGTTCCTCTACGACCCGCCGGACCGCTTCGTGGCCGGTACGGTCGGGCTGCCTGGCCGCCGTACGTTCTTCCTCCAGGCATCCGCCTCGGGCCGCGTCACGAGCGTGGCCCTGGAGAAGACCCAGGTCGCCGCGCTCGCCGAGCGGATCGATGAGCTGCTGGACGAGGTCGTGCGCCGTACCGGCGGCAACGCGCCGGTGCCCGCCGTGGCACCCACCGACGTCGCCGACGCCGCACCGCTCGACGCACCCGTCGAGGAGGAGTTCCGGGTCGGCACCATGGCGCTGGCCTGGGACGGCGACGAACAGCGCATGATCGTCGAGGCCCAGGCCCTGGTCGAACTCGACGCGGACACCGACGAGGACCTCGCCGACGCCGAGGAACGGCTGCTCCAGGACGAGGAGAACGGCCCGCCGATGCTCCGCGTCCGGCTGTCCGGCGCCCAGGCGAGGGCCTTCGCCAAACGTGCCCTGGACGTGGTCAACGCAGGCCGGCTGCCGTGCCCGCTGTGCAGTCTGCCGCTCGACCCGGAGGGACACGTATGCCCGCGCCAGAACGGATACCGCCGCGACGCATGA